gcaggaagcatagtgctggcatctgcccGGCTTCTAGAGAGGCCTCGGGAAGCTTCTACTTGTGGTGGGAGGCAAAGCGAGAGCTTGTGTATCTCATGGCGAAAGCAGGAgcgagtgagggagagagagagagagaatgagaatgtgtGTGGGGGGGAAGGGGGGAATGCCACCCACTTTAAAATGACAAGATCTCtcgagaactcactatcacgaagACAGCACTAAGCCATTCCTGAGGGATCCACCCCCGTGACCCAAACACcccctaccaggccccacctccagccctgggGATTACAagttaacatgagatttgggtggggacaaacatTCAGACTAGATCAATGAGTTCACACCAACAACTCCAAATCGAACCCACATTCAAGCCTTCTCCCTTTTCATATCTGCAACTCCTTTTCCAAATGGTGAGAAAGCCAGGTCCCTACATCATTCATATATTTACTGCAAAGCCAATCAATCATCTGAGCCCATCAGGTCACCACCCAACTTGGCACACGTTCCTCTCTTGGACCCCTGACCCCTCCCCAGGACACTGTCACCCTCGCCGACTCCCTTCCTTACTCCACAAAACTTCCTTGTGCAGGACACTGCTGCGCTCAGTGGAGGATCATGCTTCACACTGGTCCCCAGCCGCCCTCCACACTTGCCTTGAGTGGGCCCCCAATCCCAGGGGCTTTTGGAAGAAGATGGGGAGAAGGACAGGATCGAGGAAGAGAGGCGGGAAGGAAGACCGGCAGAGCAGCCGGCAGGAAGGGCCATTGTTCCTTCTGATGCTCCATTCGTAGCCAATGGCAACTCAAACTGGTTGGCAGCAGTGTCCTCTTGACAAACGCTGTGGTCATGTCTCAAATTTACCTTCAGCAGGAGCACTTCAGTCCACAGTCTTGGGGCCAGCTACGACGCATTAGCATTACTTTGAAGGCTTTTCCGGGCACAGAGAAAGCAAGTAGGTagtttttagaaagagaaaaataaactgagttcatcacgcctgtaatcccagcacttcggcaggccaaggtgggaggatggcttgagcccaggagttcgagagcagcctagacaacatagcgaaaccccatctctgcaaaaaaataaaaataaaaataaaaataaattagccgggcgtgatggtacacgcctgtaatcccagctactcgacaggctgaggcgggaggattgtttgagcccgggaggtcaaagctgcaatgagctgtgattgtgccactaccctccagcctgggtgacagagtgagaccctgtctcaaataaataaataaacgaacaAATACGAAGTTAGACAGCTGTtactttttgaatatatatatatattccctacTCCCTGCAGATATTCTCAagcgtttatttttattttttatttatttattaaagttcaGTTGTTCTGTCATCTGTGTGGtggctccagcatctgttttgagtctcactctgtcgcccaggctggagtgcagtggcgccatctcggctcactgcaagctccacctcccgagttcaagtgattctcctgcctcagcctcctgagtagctgggagtacaggcgcccaccaccacgcctggctaatttttgtatttttagtagagacggggtttcaccatattggccaggctggtctagatctcctgaccttgtgatctgcccacctcagcctcccaaagtgctgggattacaggtgtgagccgctgcacccagcctccagcaTCTGAACTCTTAGTCTCATGGTCTCTTTCCTGCCCCGGGTGTGCTTAGTTTTTATGTGCACTGCTCATTATCATTAAGAACTTCTTTCCCCAGTGCtcctgaagttcttttttttttttttttttttttttgcgggggccACATGGGGCCAGTTTATTGCAGTTAaatacctctctctctctattttttttgtcaatttttccataaagaaaattaaaacacacacacacacacccaaaggGGAGCAGGGACCCAGAAACAAGAGGTGGGGTGGGACGTGGCCTCCCTGCATAGGTCCAGGCCCCGGGTGGCCCCCCAAAGGCTCCCCTCCTTCCCATCAGCACCCTGTCTCAGTACCTCCAGAGAGCAGGAGGCAGCGGGACGCGGAAGGGCCTCTGTCCCCCTCCCTCTTGCCTCCAGGTGAGACCACTAGAAGTGCCGGGGCTTAGTGAGGGCCGGGAGAAGGGCAACAGACAGATGGATGGGGAGGGAGGATACCGTTTCCAAGTGGAGGAGGGCGGTGGGCACTGTATCCACAGAAATCCATTATTTCTCCCCgttttttgttaaaaatctacTATAAAAAAAcgcagctgggggaggggcgtgtGTCCCTCTCTGTGCTaagggctggggaagggggcaGCAGAGGCCGGCGTGGGCGGCGGCGGCTGCGCGGTGGTGGCGGGCGTCACTGCCGGGTGCTCTCGCCCACCATCTCCAGGTTGTGCTGCTGCAGCTGGGCTCGAAGCAGGGCGTTCTCATTCTTCAGCTCCTCGATCTGCTGCCTCAGGAGCTCGTTGTCCATCTGCAGCCGCTCGGCCTCTTTGAAAGTCTCTTGCATGCGCTGGTTGGTCTGGCGCAACTCCCGGATGTAATCGCAGGCCTTGGACAGGATCCCTCCTTTACTCGCTCCCGTCTTGCTGTTGTCTGCATTACAGTCTGGAATGATTTTCGAAAGCTGGACGATCCAGTTGTTGATGTTGTCCCTTCGCCTCCGCTCCACTTCATTGTGCTGGGCTCTTCTCCTCTCATCTCGGGGTGTTCTGGTTCCATCAATTTTTGGAGAGTAGGGGTGTGTCCGGGGGGCGATCGTCCTCTGTGTTCCTGTCTGAAGCACATCCTGGGGCGTCATCATGACGTAGAATTGGCCTCCAGCCTGCAAGCTCTGGTCTGTGGTCTGTACGGACACAGCCGTAGTATCTCCCACACTGGACGCTGGGAAATAGGCAAATCGTGCCTCCCCGCTGACAGCCTCGGCCGCAGGGCTGCCACCATTGCTGAAGGGATTTTGGATCACGGCCAGCGGGAAGGGCGCTGCAGGACCTGGGGGCACAGAGGCAGCGGCGGGGCCCGGGCGCTGGGCTGCGCCGTCCACACCCACCTGGGTCACAGCCTGCTGTCCCCCCGCGAAGGCAGCGGTGGACACGACGCTGACGGCGCCAGTCGTGTCGCCCTGGCCGTCCAGCTGACCATCAGTCACCTGGACTACGCGGTATGTCACCTGTCCTCCATTTGTCTCTGTGCGGAACTGGTACTGGATGTTGTGGTCGCCGAACGCCGCCTGCTGGACGCTGGTGATGGCCACCGCTGTCTGCTCCTCCGCTCCTGGGCCGTCCCCGCCTTCCTGCAGCTCGACACCCTCCTCCGCCTCGGGTCCCTTGTCGTGGCTGGCGGCGGCAGCAGCGGTAGCCGAGGCAGCGGGATCCAGACCCGGGTCCAGCATGTCCatgggggggggcgggggcggggggggcgcGGGGCccgggggggaggggaggggaggggagggagggaggggagggggccctGAAGTTCTTATATTAATATATcgctctttttattttaagagctcaggggtacatgtgcaggtttgttatacggATAAgcgtgtgtcatgggggtttgttgcacagattatttcatcagccaggtattaagcctagtaaccATGAGCCATTTTTCCTcatactctccctcctcccaacctccgccctgcaaaaggccccagtgtgcttcattcccctctatgtgtccgtgtgttctcatcatttagctcccacttataagtgagaacatgtgggatttggttttctgttcccgcgttattttgctaaggataatggcctccagctccatccatgctcctgcaaaggacacgCTCTCGTTCAGGAACTTTTATGGAACTGCATCTCAACCCTAGGCTCCCACAAGTCCACACATCCATTGGGATAACCAttgtgggttgaactgtgtcccccaaaaaggGATGTTCAAGTCCTAACACCTGGGTGCCTGGGAATGTGACCcgatttggaaatagggtctttgcagatgtaatcaagttaaggtCATGCTAGATTGGGGTGGGCGCTAATCAAATATGACTAGTGTCCTCATAGGAGGGAGAGGTAGACACACTGGGAAGATGACCCCACGAAGAAGGAGGCAAAGAGATTGGAGCGGTGCCTCTACAAGACAGAGAGTGCCAAGGATTGCCGGAAACCACCCGGAGCTacgagagaggcatggaacagattctcccacAAAGCCTCCGGTAGGAACCAAGCCTGCTGACAGCTGGATTCCAGACTTGTAGCTTCCAGAACCACGGGAgaatccatttctgttgtttctggcCCCCCAGTTTGTGACCGtttcttatggcagccctaggaaactaatatggGTACTGTCGGCCCAGGACCACCTCAGACCAAATTTAGGACCTGAGGGCCACTGAATGGCCCCACCAGGAAAACCTAGACTGCGAGTCTGCACAGAACCTGGCCCTTGGCCACAACTTTGCAGATGGgtgttttccctttcctttcatcTCCTGCTTCCCCGCAGTCTGCAGAGCTGGGGTGGGGTTTCCTTAATGCAGTGAGGGCTGCTCTTCAACTCTCCACACTTCACAAAGGCTTTGGTCCTTGCCTGCTGCCTCCCTTGCCTGGACGGCCTCCAGAACCAAAACCCAAGTTTGCCCAGGTCACCCAGCGTCCTCGGGAAATAAGCAGCTTCAGTGGCGTACTTCTTCTTGGATTCCCACTTCCTCTCAGGTTTTGCTCGCTTGCTGGTTCTCAGTTGTTTTGAACAGTCTCAAACTGTTTCATTTGCAGTTATTTTCAGCAGAAATATCAGTCTCAATAATACCAGCCAGCATCACCAGAAACGGATTGCAGGTCTTGCAATGCTTTTGGGGATGGACAGACAGACCACCCTGGCCACCGCCCACTAGGTGCGGGAGAAGACTTATTTCCAGCTATAGCACACATTTATCGACTTTGGCTCTCCTAGACTCAGAAAGAAAATCCCACCCCTTCCCCTCAGGCCTGCGAAACTCAGAACCAACGCGACCGCGACCGATGGAATCCCTGGATCTTCCCACTTCCTTTGCCTGCTGAGTTCTCTTCCCCCAAGGGTACAGTGACATCCATCAGCTGCCTGCCCCCTGCTGACACACTCTCTGTCTGAGGGTTTGCCTCTCAATGACTATAGAGAAAGCAACCTGGGCCCAGTACAAGAGCAGCTGCTAGTTTCCTGGTTGGTACCAACCCTGAGTCTCTGAGGAAAGGACAGAGTAGGGTCACTCTGCTTCACAAGACAAAGTCAGTCGCCCATTCTTCCTGCCAgttctcaagcctgtaatcccagcatttggggaggccaaggtgggaggatcacttgattccagcagttcaagtccagcctgggcaacacagtgagaccctgtctctactgttAAAAacgtaaggaaggaaggaaggagggagggagggaggagagggaaggaaggaaggaaggaataaggaaaaaaggaaggagggaaggaaggaagggagggaggaaggaagaaaggaataaggaagagggaaagaaggaagaaaggaaggaaggaaggaaagaaggaaggaaggaaggaaggaaggaaaaaaggtcaCCTGTCAAACATAGCTTTAGGTGATGGTGTAAATGTTCAATgttgatcttcttttttttttttttttttttgagacggagtctcgctctgtcgcccaggctggattgcagtggcccgatctcggctcactgcaagctccgcctcccgggttcacgccattctcctgcctcagcctcccgagtagctgggactacaggcgcccgccaccacgcccggctagttttttttgtatcttttagtagagacggggtttcatcgtgttagccaggatggtctcgatcgcctgacctcgtgatccgcccgtctcggcctcccaaagtgctgggattacaggcttgagccaccgcgcccggcccaatgttGATCttcttctgtgtcttcatttgcattttctttttttttttttttttctttgagacggagtctcgctctgtcgcccaggctggagtgcagtggcgcgatctcggctcactgcaagctccgcctcccgggttcccgccattctcctgcctcagcctcctgagtagctgggactacaggcgcccgccaccgcgcccggctagttttttgtatttttagtagagacggggtttcaccgtggtctcgatctcctgaccttgtgatccgcccgccttggcctcccaaagtgctgggattacaggcgtgagccaccgtgcccggcttcatttgcattttcatggGAGCTTATAGGAGGCGCACAGGTGTCCTagacagcatttttaaaataacaacttgAGGTTTAATTCACACGCTACACAATTCACATGTCTAAAGTGTACAATTggatggcttttagtatattaatAGATACGTGCAACCATCGGCATGACCAGCTTCAGGACATTCTCTAcatcccaaaaggaaaccctgtctctattagcAGTCGCTCCCCATTTTCCCCCAACTCCTCCAGCCGTGGGCAACCAACCACCAATCGACTTCCCTGAGACAACGTTTTGAGCCCTTATTGGGAGGAATTATAGTCGAATGGAAAATCCAATTTGGGGTGTGGTGTAAACTGGAATTGCTTTCGTGGTTTTTCCTTGTGCCTTGGGTCGGGCACTGCCGTAAGAGCATTGCATCCATCCTTTCATCAGTACTCTGCTGCACACGGATGGCATTTCtgccctttttacagatgaggaaactaaggttcagagagattaagcaagAGGCAGAGTGGGGCTTGTCCATAAGACCCCAGGGCCTGTGCTCTTGCGCATACATTATCAGGCCAACGTGATCTATGCATCCgaattccaaataaataaataaaaatgcttataaGAAGTCCCCCCatgcagggcacagtggctcaggcctgtaatcccaacacttagggaagcacaggcgggaggattgcttgaacccaggagtttgagaccagccccagCAATATGACAATATCTGCATctctgcaaaaatgaaaaaaaaaaaaaaggcaaaaagaagtcCCCCCAAGTTAGTCGCCATGCTCTCTACCATGGGTTTTCCGTGTTATCTCTATCACATTAATACAGTCATTTCTACCAAGCACCACTTACGGTGACAGGGTAGGGTCTACAAAAATATTGACCGAGAAATCCTGATGGAGCTTCAAGACAAGCTCAGGCCACCAAGAAATGTGTACCGAGTCTGGCTGTGCTGAGCGTCGTTCTAGggcagaggtccccaacccccCGGCCGTGGACCGATGCgggtctgtggcctgttaagaACTGGGCTGCAGAGCAGGAGGCGAGTGGCGGGCACacgagtgaagcttcatctgtatgtACAGCCGCTCCCCATTGCTCCCGtgaccgcctgagctctgcctcctgtcagatcagcggcagccttagattctcacaggagcgcaaaccctattgtgaactgcgtgtatgagggatctaggttgtgtgctccttatgagcatctaactaatgcctgatgatct
The sequence above is drawn from the Theropithecus gelada isolate Dixy chromosome X, Tgel_1.0, whole genome shotgun sequence genome and encodes:
- the LOC112616496 gene encoding upstream stimulatory factor 2-like isoform X1: MDMLDPGLDPAASATAAAAASHDKGPEAEEGVELQEGGDGPGAEEQTAVAITSVQQAAFGDHNIQYQFRTETNGGQVTYRVVQVTDGQLDGQGDTTGAVSVVSTAAFAGGQQAVTQVGVDGAAQRPGPAAASVPPGPAAPFPLAVIQNPFSNGGSPAAEAVSGEARFAYFPASSVGDTTAVSVQTTDQSLQAGGQFYVMMTPQDVLQTGTQRTIAPRTHPYSPKIDGTRTPRDERRRAQHNEVERRRRDNINNWIVQLSKIIPDCNADNSKTGASKGGILSKACDYIRELRQTNQRMQETFKEAERLQMDNELLRQQIEELKNENALLRAQLQQHNLEMVGESTRQ
- the LOC112616496 gene encoding upstream stimulatory factor 2-like isoform X2, whose protein sequence is MDMLDPGLDPAASATAAAAASHDKGPEAEEGVELQEGGDGPGAEEQTAVAITSVQQAAFGDHNIQYQFRTETNGGQAVIQNPFSNGGSPAAEAVSGEARFAYFPASSVGDTTAVSVQTTDQSLQAGGQFYVMMTPQDVLQTGTQRTIAPRTHPYSPKIDGTRTPRDERRRAQHNEVERRRRDNINNWIVQLSKIIPDCNADNSKTGASKGGILSKACDYIRELRQTNQRMQETFKEAERLQMDNELLRQQIEELKNENALLRAQLQQHNLEMVGESTRQ
- the LOC112616496 gene encoding upstream stimulatory factor 2-like isoform X3 — protein: MDMLDPGLDPAASATAAAAASHDKGPEAEEGVELQEGGDGPGAEEQTAVAITSVQQAAFGDHNIQYQFRTETNGGQTGTQRTIAPRTHPYSPKIDGTRTPRDERRRAQHNEVERRRRDNINNWIVQLSKIIPDCNADNSKTGASKGGILSKACDYIRELRQTNQRMQETFKEAERLQMDNELLRQQIEELKNENALLRAQLQQHNLEMVGESTRQ